The Synechococcus sp. RS9916 DNA segment AGGCTTAATGCCTAAATCTCCGCCAAAGAGGAAGGCCGCCCCTCCCGGTGGAGAGACGGCCTAGCTCGCTCGCTTGTGCATGGATCAACCCATCACGTCAGAAGAGAGAGATGTTGGAAGCTTCTGGCTAGAGGCGCCCTGGGGCCATTTGCTCTAAGGATTGGGTCGTTTTCTCCGAGGGCACCTAGGGCGGTGCAAGTGGAGCGTCGATTGGCGTGGCGGACCATTGCGTGCCTACCAAAGGACCAACCCAGGTCATTTTTGAGACTGTTGGAGCAGGGGCCAGAAAGTCAGTCTGCTTCTGGGGTTTGCTCCGGTGGAGTGTCGGCCGTCATTGGCTCCTCCGATCTCGATGGCCACACTTTGTCTCTGCAGCAGTCCATCTGGCATCGGTCGAATCGCGCATTGCCTCACAGGGCAAAACATTCCAAATTCAGACCGGCGTGCCTGAGGTCAGCGACAGCCTGATCCACCCTCCGCAAGCCCGAAAACCGGAGGAGGATCATTGGCTCGCCGGATCCGGCAGGGCACTGCCCCTAGGGAACGTTCCAGGCGTCGGTGATTGAGTCGATTGCCCTGGCTGCTGCCAATACGGGCGCAACCAGGCAAAACCCGGCATCATGCGCGCACTAACGCCTGATCCATGCAGCGTTCCCTGCGCCTGTCGTTATCGCTGAGCGGCGTTGCTGCACTGGCACTCTCCAACACCCTTCTCTTCCCTGCTGCTGCTCAAGATGCAGACACCGCTGAGGATCTTGGCGGTGTGATGAGCATCAGGCTCAAGGATGTGGTCAAGCCACGTATTGGCTTCCAAGGCGCACTGCAGGGTGCTGGTACTCCCAACCAAGCAGGCATCGGCGGGTTCCTGCCGCTGTCTGTTAGCGAGAACAGCGTTTGGTTCCTTGATGCCCTCGCAAACGTCAACTTCGCTGATCGTGATGGCTATAGCAGCATTATCAACACCGATGTTGCTGGCACCACCATCTCAACCTCATCACGGCTTGGTTACCGCTGGCTGAATGGAGAACGCAGCTGGATGTATGGGCTGAATGCTGGTTATGACAGCCGGCCCCTGACTTCAGGTGATGCAGATACAGGAGTGAACGTCAGCAATAAAAGAACCGCTTTCTTCCAGCAGCTTGCTTTCAATGCAGAAGCAGTTTCCAATAGCTGGACATTGAACGGTTATGGACTGATCCCTGTCGGTGATGTGGAACAGAAGCTCAATAGCGTTTACCAGGGCGGTGCATTGAACACCTACGGGCTTGATGCTGGTTATTTTATTACTCCAGTCTTGAAAGCATCAGCTGGTTATTACTACCAACACCGTGATCAAGAAGAAGTTGATGGATCTGGCGTGCGTGGACGCTTGGCTTATGAAATGACCAGTGGAGTCACAGCAGGGGTAAACATCTCCTATGACGAAGCATTCGATACGCGGGTTTCTGCAGACCTTAAAGTTCGCATTGGTGGTGCAAGTACAACAGCGCAGCGCAAAGCGGTTCAACAACTGCCTGTAATCAAAGCCTTAACATCAACACCAAGCAACAGAGATGTTAGGGTGCACGACCAATGTTACTGCACAGAGGGTTGCGGTACAGATCGGTACACTATGTACTGTCCATATACAGGAAAGTCGCTACAGAGATATAGAGAGGAGGAAGCAGCAGCACATGAGTCCCAAATGCGCGCTATGGAGTCCCAAGAGCGCGCTGAAGAACGCAAAGAAGACCCAAATGACCCTTTAGCAAAATTGGGATTTCCGCGATTTTAATTAGACAAAATGCTATTGACCTTAACCTCCAAAGCCCCTGCGGTTACAGGGGCTTTTTATTTCTTCAGACACACCCGTAAGCCAGCAAATCAGCCTCCAATACCTGGCACCATCGCCAGCATTATGTGGGCTTTTTTATTAGATAGTTGGCTCGGTGGTGCAACTGCAGCCGAAGCCCTGTGACCAAGATCACAGCGACTGTTGACCCAGATCAATGAAGCGGGTGGCGATCACGGCGATGGTGTGTGAGTCGGAGGGAGACCTCCACCACACCTCACCTACAAAGAACAATGACCAACACTGAACTCACCCTCGATCAACTGCAAGCCATCAGCGGTGGTGCTGCTTTTATGAAAATTGGAGGCATCAGGGGTGAATATCGCCAGGTGCGTCGATCCAACTTTGCAGGTCGTGGCTGCACCTCCCCGAAGAACAACGTCGGCGGCAGCGCTGGTCCTGGTGGTGACGACATCTGATCAGCTGCTGACAACACGATCACCAGCCCCGCCACGAGCGGGGTTTTTTATTGCCTGCTGCATTGAGCTGCCGACCGTTGCTATGACTGCTGAAGCGACCTAGCCAGCGATGTCCGAAAAAAACACCGACAACAAAGAACTCTCAATGGATGAGTTGAAGGATGTAGCTGGTGGTGGAATGAGTTTAGACAGACTCGGCACTCATAACTTCAAGGGCAAAAAGGTGACCAAGGAGAACCGTTCTGTAATTGATGGCGACCTCAACGACAGGGCTGATGACATTTGCACATGACCTAATTAGAAGGCAAAACTACCGACTGTAGCGGGGCTTTTTATTGCCAGCTGCCGCCGCTGCCGCTGCCGCTGCCGACCGTTGCTATGACTGTTGGAGCGACCGTTGCCAGCTATGTCAGAAGAACAACTCAAAGCCTTCCTGGAGAAGGTCAAAGCAGACACCAGCCTTCAGGAGAAGCTGAAAGCTGCTTCGGATGCTGATGCAGTAGTTGCGATTGCAAAGGCTGCAGGGTTCACGATCACCACAGAAGACCTAAACTCTCATAGACAAAATCTGACTGAGGATGAGCTTGAGGGTGTGGCTGGGGGAGGGTGTGCTGGGACTAATATGTGTGTATACACATCATAATATGTGTGCTGGGGTGACTGGATGTGTGGGCTTGGGTTGCCGAGGTAGCCTACACACTCACAAAACCCCTGCAACCGCAGGGGCTTTTTACTTCTTCAACCTCGCCAATAAGCTCATAAATTAGCCTTCAATACCTGACACTTCAAATGACTTAGCCCCACCAAGAGCGGCGTAATTACTGAACCAGTGCTATGACTACTGTATTAGCACCTGTCCTATGTCAGAAGAACAACTCAAGGCATTCCTGGAGAAGGTCAAAGCTGACACCAGCCTTCAGGAGAAGCTGAAAGCCGCTTCGGATGCCAATGCTGCTAGTGCTATTGCCAAAGAAGCAGGATTTAGTATCTCTGCTGATGAATTCACTAAGGCTCCATCAACTGAGCTTTCAGCCGAAGAGCTGGAAGGCGTGGCTGGGGGGGCGACGAAGCCGCCGAGAGCAACGAACTTGTGGAACTGGTGCAACTGCTGATTGTTGATTCTTTGGTTGCATAACTAGCACAGCAAAGCCCTTGCATTAACAAGGGCTTTTTATTTCTTCAATCACCCCAAAAAGACCATCAATCAGCCTCCAATACCTGGCACCATCGCCCGCATTTAGCGTGCTTTTTTATTAGATAGTGGGCTCAACGGTGCATCCGCAGATGACCCAACCTGAACATCACCCACGGCGATGCAGAGAAGTTGAAATTGAAGGACTCAAAGGACTGGTGCCCCCACAGCCCCAGTCCTTTGCCACGGGGTGGACGCCCCAGCCCTGAATCACAGATTCAGAGACCTCACCCGCTATTAACGGGCAAGCAACCACATCGGCAGACCCTCCAGCATCCAGTGGCTTGATCAGACATGAAACCTAGAAAGACACCAGTTTCTTAAGAGAATCCATCGAAGACAAGCAGAGGACGTGAAGCCGGAGTGATGGTGAAGATGCATCGAGGAATCGAACTCCGACTAGAGGTATTCAACATGAATTTCCTTGTCACAGCACTGTCACCACTTGCAGTAGCGACAGCACCAAACGTTGACCTCAACACCAATTACTTTAAGGGTGAAGCTATTGAATTCAACGTGAAACACGAATTTATCGCTGGAGACACACGCGACTTTTTTCTACATCTCACACAGCAACAACAAGAAGACGTGATTGCATCAAATTGACAAAGAAAACTAAAAAAGCGAATACACTATAAATTCCTTGCACAAGTCGGACAAGGCCAGGTCGGCTAGGAGCTAGTAATTCGACATGCAAACATCAACTTCTCTTTGATTTCCAGAAATTCACAGGGCTTGTGTTCAAGCCGTTAGATTAATTCGGTTGGAAATAGTATGCGGCACTGAACAACACGTCAGATTCCCATCCTTAATTGCTTCGAGACCACCAATCTCTAAAAGAGGAAACGGAAGTCTCCTTTCAACGCTCCCTATGCCGTGCTTGCCCTCGATTCATTGACCTGGCGCGACGAGGTTTGTGATCTTGGTCAGGAGCACAGACAACTGGTGATATCTCAACAGTCATAAAGCAAGGCACCACGCTGCTCACGCCGGTCAGGATCGGCTTCCTTCATCTGCGATTCGTCATATTGCGTCGCTCGCAATGGGCATGCACTTGCCCTGAAAGGCCTGTGTTGTCCATCAGCGATCCATTCACCAACAGGGTGACCATGCGCAGTGTGGATTGGCATCAAACAGATGCAACATCAACCCTGGTTTAGCCCATGCAATCCCAGAATGCTCAGCCATTGTTGCCAAGAATCACCAATTCAGAACCTCTTCGTCTGTCAAACAACCGCAGGCATTAAAAAACCCCGCCTGTGGCGGGGAGTGAGACTAATAGGGGCGTGATCGAGGCAAGCCAGCTTGGCGCTGTCTCTTGAGCCACCAACCGTCGTCTTCCGGTGGAAAACCAGGCGCAGATTCCATCACATCAAGGCCTGCAGAGACGGTTTCAAGGAGATCATCAGCCAACTCAATGAGCTGATTGGGAGTCATTCGTTCTGTCATGGATTTAGTCGCGTGTGATTTGATTGGTGATGTGTTGGGGTTGTGGCCCCTTGACTTCTCCAAGGTCACACCCTGAATGGTGCAAAGCAGTCCATGGAGTGGGTGGAGAGAGAGAGAAGAGATGGTGAAGGTCTGGTGAAAGAGCACGAGCCGATGGCCCACGAAAACGCGCGTGACGGGGATTCGTTTCGTCGTGGGACAAGGTCTTCAATGACCACGGTTGCGACCGCTAGACATTGTTCAAAGCAGGAAGGGTTGGTCGTTGAGAAGGGTTCTGGCACAGGCTTTACTGACGTCGAAAGCCAAGATGAACAACACTGTTTGAGTTCCTCGCAATAGCAAGCTGCCCTAGAAAATTTCCCTGGCTATCCCTAGAGCAGCAGACTCGATGCGCCGATGCTTCGCAATTGGCATGTGTTCTGGTCCGACCCTGATGGTGAAGCAGGGGTGGCGCCAGTCTCAGCGAGAACGCATGAGCATGCCTGCCAGGTGGTTCTGGAGCTTCACCCGGGAGCACGCGTCAGCGCCATTGACGCGGAGGTGATGGACCCAACATGGAGGCCATCGCTGATGGTCGACTGGCTGCAGGACTGGGAAGACGACTTCACTCCCTAGCCAACGACCAAACTCCTCTCAACGCGCAACGATTCAGGCTTGCTAAGCGGTCGCGTGATGGAGTGGCTAGGTTCGCTACGCCTTTCATCAAAGCGATGATCCCCGAACCTTACGAGCTTTTCGATATTGACAAGACCTCTGACAAATTGTTCCTGATCGGAACTTCGTGGGTCGTACTGTTCTTGATGCTTCTTTGAAGCCAAAAGATCACTCGCTTTCAGTGACGCATTCGATGAGGCATCTCTGCAGAGATGTTTTTTTTTCGAAATGACAGAAGCGAACTAATAATTCCGGCCCTTCAGATATCGTTTCACAATCTTGTGGATGATCAAAGCGCCACCCGCAGATGATGCGATAATAATCAATCCTAGAATAATATCTCCATCAAGGAGGCCAATTAGACCAAAGACAGCGATGATGAGGCAGAAGACATAAAGCGAGGCGACACCCTGCCAGAGCCTTGAGCTCATTTCAAATTTCGAGAATTCGTCGAAGTTCATAACTACAACCTTGAGCTACCAACTCGAGTTTCGACATGTTAAACCTGGCCAATTCGAAGATCCCCCTAGCTTAAGACTTCATTGGGAATCGTGAGAGAGCCGTCGTTATTGGCCTTCTGCGTACTTTGATCAAAGCAGAACTGCATGCGCCAAAGCCCACAAGCCAAGCCGCATGCTCTTTAGCAGTTGCATTGTGCATGCAATGGACATCCACTTGACACACCAGGATTTGATACTGACGTATGAATCCAATCAATTAAATCAAAAGACTGATGATGATCATCGACGCCTTTGTGCAGACAAGGTAAACATGCAGAGGTGCAGCTGCAACGAAACACTCAAAAATACACATTTGTCATGACTGTTGCAATTCAATAGACTGCAAGCAGTGAAATACAGACGACACAGTGACAGCGACTGATCGGCCCATCAAGCGGATTCAAAATCTCACCGGACTCCTTGCGTTATCAACCGCAGCCTGGGTTTATACGCCAACAGCGCTTGCAAATGAAAAGCCAACCCAGATCTTTCAACAGCAATCTATTCCACTTTCCAGCATCCTCAACGAATGGAAAGCCAAGGGCCTCAACGCCAACACCTACCTCTGTGTTTGCGACCAAACCCTTTGCGACACAAGGCCAAGTTGGCCATTTCGAACCTTCAAGACTGGTGAGGCCATTCCTGTGCTGGGAGAGTTCAATCGTGATCAAGCCAGCCGGCAAGGGTTTATCTGCGCCCGGAGAATGAATTAGCCTTCTGATGTATTTAGCAAGGATGAATCGAACTATCCTTGCTGCCACTGGATCGATTGATCAACGTTTGCAGCTCACCAATGGGCCAACCAAGATTTCGCAGGTGACCCAAGAGTTGCTTTGAGGCAGTGAAATACCCAGCTCCATACGTTGAGGAAAAGCCAATTTCCTCAACAGTCATCAACAGCAAACGATGCTCTCTCTGCGTTCCCTCGCGCTCACCAAAGAGAACAAAACCACGGTCATCCAAAAGCTGACGTTGCTCTCGATTCAGTTCCTCAGCAAAACCAATACGCAGGGTGTGATCCATTTCGCGATAGGCCGTAAAGACTCGGGCTTGGCGATGCTCTTCTAAATACTGATAGCGCTCGGTGACGGCAATCACCGACTCCATGCAAGGCGCCACAAGCGCCTGCTCCATTGCCTCAAGACTGACCATCACGCACCTCCAAGACCACTGGCTGCAAGGCGCTCCTCGCAGGCCAGTTCGTAATTACGGATCGCTCCGGCAGGAATCGAGCCATTGCTCTTGAGCTGCCGAACCGAGAGCTCAACGCACTGCAGCACGACACTCGTGAGCTCACGCCCTTCGCATTGCGCCCAGCTACGCAGAAGCACATGAAGACTCGGCGGCACAGACACCGTGAGCTTCACCTGATTTTCACGGGGCAAGGCCTTCATCCATCCGGCTTGCAGTGCCTCAAGAATACCGCTTGAGTGACTTCCGAGCAACTCACCAGTAACTCCAGAGCAACTACAGAGCATCCCCGAAGAGCTTCTCAAGCCTTCAGGGAAGGCCAGAAGAATCCGGATCACAGGCGCAACGTGTGCAGCCGAGCCGGTGATGTGCTGGCAGAAAACGATCAAGGCGGCGAACCAACAAGCAAGACCCAAACCCCCAACATGCATTGGGTCGAGGCGATCGATGAAACGCGGCCTCCTGGCTGTCTTCGATCAGCGCGTGAAGGCCACCATCAAATTGTTAGCAGGCATGGTTTCAACCCGCGTCGCAGTGAACCCACAGACACCAGCGAGATGCTGCACAGACTCCAAGTCCCGAACCCCCCAGCTGGCGCAACGGCTTCGCAACGAAAGATCAAAGCCTGCATTGCTCTCGCTGGTGTGCGCACCTCCCTGCCGAAATGGCCCATAGAGCACCAATGGACCACCGGGATTCAAACGATCAGCGGCCTCAGCAACCAAGGCCTCACAACATGCCCAAGGGGCGATATGGATCAGATTGATCGCCAACACCGCATCCAACCCCGCTTCGAAAGGATTGGGGAGGGACCAAGGCCTGCTCCTCACATCGAGCTGAATCGGGGCTGGCATCGTGTGACTGAAGCCGACATGGGAACGCCAGGCTTCCGCACTGGCGCAATGGTCAGGGTCTGGATCGCTCGCAAGCCAATGAATCCCGGGGAATTCACGCTGAAACGCGACCGCGTGCTCTCCACTTCCGCAGGCGATCTCGAGCACGTAGCCCCTTGTGGGAAGCCAGCGCTTGAGCACCGCTGCGATGGGCTCCCGATTCCTCTGGGTCGCCGGGAACCACAAACGGTGGTCAGCGTCAGGCCCCAGAGGCTCAACCATCGCAACAGCGTGCAGTCGCCTGAGAGCGGAGAACTAGGGCCGCAAGCCAGTCTTGCAATCCCTGAATGACCTCAGGGCGCAATCGGTAATACACCCATCGACCGCTCTGACGATCCGCCAACAGGCCGCATTCCTTCAAGACCTTCAGATGGAAGGAAAGACGGGACTGAGCGAGACCGAGATCAGTGGTGAGCTCGCAAACACAGCGCTCTCCTGCGGCAAGAGCCTCAATGATCTGCAGTCGCACAGGGTCCGCCAAGGCCTTCAGAAGGCTGCGGGCTAAGGCGGAATCTGTCGCAACTTGCACAGGGCTCATCCATTCGGGCACCTCCAGAGGTGCCTTCGCTCGTAAGTCAACGGTATCGAGACAGGGACCAAAGCAGTTGCATCAACAGTTGTTGATGCATCAAGATTGATTGATGAACTGAGTTGGGCTCCCGGCTTCCACACCATGCGCATTGGCATCAACGGATTCGGACGCATCGGCAGGCTTGTGTTTCGCGCCCTCTGGGGACGAGCTGGCATCGAATTGGTGCATGTGAATGATCCGGCCGGTGATGCTGCCGCAGGAGCCCATCTGCTGGAGTTCGATTCGGTTCATGGTCGCTGGAATCAAGAGATCCAAGTCCACGCAGAGGGTTTCAGCGTGGGAGGCCAACCACTGACCTGGTCACAGCACAACACCCCAACGGACGTGCCTTGGCAAGACCTTGGTGTGGACATGGTGCTGGAGGCCAGTGGTCGCTTCAAAACCCCCGACACCCTCAATCCCTATTTCGATCAGGCGGGCCTCCAACGCGTTGTGGTGGGCTGCCCCGTGAAAGGCACCGTGGCGGGTCATGAAGCCCTCAACATCGTCTACGGCATCAACCACGATCTCTACAAACCCGAGCAACACCGATTGGTGACTGCCGCCTCCTGCACCACCAATTGCCTGGCCCCAGTGGTGAAGGTGGTGCACGAAACCTTCGGCATCGACCACGGGATGATCACCACCATTCACGACATCACCAACACCCAGGTGACCGTGGATGCCTTCAAATCGGATCTCCGTCGTGCCCGTTCCGGACTGACCTCACTGATTCCGACCACAACGGGATCAGCCAAGGCGATCGCCATGATCTTCCCCGAGCTGAAAGGCAAACTCAACGGCCATGCAGTGCGTGTGCCGCTGCTGAACGGCTCCCTTACCGACGCCGTGTTTGAACTCAAGCGAGCGGTCACAGTCGACGAGGTCAATGCAGCCTTTGAAGCAGCTGCTGCAGGGCCCCTCAAGGGAATTCTGGGCTTCGAAACACGCCCGCTCGTGTCGTGTGATTACACCAACGACAACCGCAGCTCCGTCATTGATGGTCCTTCAACGATGGTGGTGGATGGCACCCAGCTGAAGGTTTACGCCTGGTACGACAACGAGTGGGGATACAGCAGCCGAATGGCTGACCTGGTTTGCCACATCGTCGAACTGGATGAGGCTTGCGATCAGCGATGAAGCTCTCCGCTCTCCAGCAGTACGGCGTGGTGACAGCCAATTACTGGGCTTTCACCCTCACCGACGGGGCCCTGCGCATGCTCGTGGTGTTCCATTTCCACGAACTTGGCTACAGCACCCTTGAAATCGCCTTCCTGTTCCTCTTCTACGAGTTCTTTGGCGTCATTACCAACCTCTATGGCGGCTGGATCGGTGCCCGCTACGGACTGCGTCTCACCCTTTGGGTCGGCACGCTGCTGCAGATCTTGGCCCTGATGATGCTGA contains these protein-coding regions:
- a CDS encoding CCRG-2 family RiPP; protein product: MTNTELTLDQLQAISGGAAFMKIGGIRGEYRQVRRSNFAGRGCTSPKNNVGGSAGPGGDDI
- a CDS encoding Nif11-like leader peptide family natural product precursor; its protein translation is MSEEQLKAFLEKVKADTSLQEKLKAASDADAVVAIAKAAGFTITTEDLNSHRQNLTEDELEGVAGGGCAGTNMCVYTS
- a CDS encoding Nif11-like leader peptide family natural product precursor; the protein is MSEEQLKAFLEKVKADTSLQEKLKAASDANAASAIAKEAGFSISADEFTKAPSTELSAEELEGVAGGATKPPRATNLWNWCNC
- a CDS encoding DUF938 domain-containing protein, with the protein product MVEPLGPDADHRLWFPATQRNREPIAAVLKRWLPTRGYVLEIACGSGEHAVAFQREFPGIHWLASDPDPDHCASAEAWRSHVGFSHTMPAPIQLDVRSRPWSLPNPFEAGLDAVLAINLIHIAPWACCEALVAEAADRLNPGGPLVLYGPFRQGGAHTSESNAGFDLSLRSRCASWGVRDLESVQHLAGVCGFTATRVETMPANNLMVAFTR
- a CDS encoding helix-turn-helix transcriptional regulator, whose protein sequence is MSPVQVATDSALARSLLKALADPVRLQIIEALAAGERCVCELTTDLGLAQSRLSFHLKVLKECGLLADRQSGRWVYYRLRPEVIQGLQDWLAALVLRSQATARCCDG
- a CDS encoding ArsJ-associated glyceraldehyde-3-phosphate dehydrogenase, with the protein product MRIGINGFGRIGRLVFRALWGRAGIELVHVNDPAGDAAAGAHLLEFDSVHGRWNQEIQVHAEGFSVGGQPLTWSQHNTPTDVPWQDLGVDMVLEASGRFKTPDTLNPYFDQAGLQRVVVGCPVKGTVAGHEALNIVYGINHDLYKPEQHRLVTAASCTTNCLAPVVKVVHETFGIDHGMITTIHDITNTQVTVDAFKSDLRRARSGLTSLIPTTTGSAKAIAMIFPELKGKLNGHAVRVPLLNGSLTDAVFELKRAVTVDEVNAAFEAAAAGPLKGILGFETRPLVSCDYTNDNRSSVIDGPSTMVVDGTQLKVYAWYDNEWGYSSRMADLVCHIVELDEACDQR